The following are encoded together in the Syngnathus scovelli strain Florida chromosome 12, RoL_Ssco_1.2, whole genome shotgun sequence genome:
- the pcnx2 gene encoding pecanex-like protein 2 has translation MGSHVAQTLRQGVWASLTGGWYHDPEQKKFNNSCHLYLWIFLLMLPLSLHLALPPTTMALSIYCTSVTVFFVLVKTANYRLHVLFDEGEAVVRSSLSDLSRAADKKSNAASDACLPAKIRKSSTVPDSVGMTMLAQKRPSQVIQVTVKQTETDAGLIGVECSKSEEPKMQEVACNAQCSTEEKTGEAAPPQQSPELAPGQPPDENAPQKSPSLSERQKTPSVEVIDNVEPPDMQKANEEEEASGETSEGVPTCKVNEDDRVEKENEVHKELSDANNNSLETARECPHEFIDMPDPVTQDEPGEETYCSDEIEVVLTDSSVPSTSPPPHHADAEAVKIVITMSCDPRTAAQLEENVKQSLLENAQVQKDAGSECHIKIPVITFDLPEDDKQEEEAQEEKEADSLKEEPTPGRMASQSEEFYSCGDIVHPGGEQDPPSPPHTNDITSSGVDVHSHFHPDDTDPPVSSADPQGFLRLPPALGRLGPGGRIHLRGLSMDSGKDAVLLSDRSQNTNQTTMTTSKSDLEAKEGQIPNESNFLEFVSLLESLSARASAKEEEGQDPRLQVGTSVETENQHTENVNASSGADDPKETKTHSKAERPIPPTSLAPDKSILPIHIPIVSPDSPQTEKDPDYDSLPSQTSQSESSMLQVICRPEATNKEDAYTFHTVHRDRPRKLYAERALNLPLGAELITGNMCDLLSTSSNSECQDSMAGGHADCPFQRRIIPSHRLRPRRTHPEIFQEEDSLDDSSETTTEEKPTRKIYYKLKLFPGKWVDILYDRLTLLALLDRNQDVLENLVAVFMAFLVSFLGFVLLNDGCFKDFWVFQFCLVIASCQYSLLKSVQPDAASPTHGHNQLVAYSRAAYFCIFCSLIWTLEQLLRRKDLPVSTLYGVTIVCRDALRFARNLLVGFTHCFPITFLLGLFPQVNTFTIYLLEQIDIHFFGGTAATSLISAVYGILRSLAALSLLYGFCFGALKEPWDEQHTPALFSGFCGLLVVFSYHLSRQSSDPSVMISLIKSKVMPTLAEGEEDEGQDADIEDPLPKKLQNSMKEILLSDVIVCSLAYILTFAITASTVFLSLKPFVTIVLYALAGTVGLVTHYVIPQLRKHHPWLWISHPLLKTKEYHQFEPREDAVLMWFERLYVCLLCLEKYVVYPAIILSALTNDGFALSHRKRLGIHCDVLLTIVAGMKLLRSSFCDPSFQFITLLFTLLFFHFDCPRASESFLLDFFLMSILFHKMRELLLKLHFIMVYIAPWQIAWGSAFHAFAQPFAVPHSAMLLLQTLITTVFYTPLAPFLGSAIFISSYPRPIKFWERNYNTKRIDNSNSCLVSQVDKETGCDDNNLNSIFYEYLTRSLQHSLCGDLMLGRWGNYSAGDCFILASDYLNALVHLIEIGNGLVTFQLRGLEFRGTYCQQREVEAITEGVEEDDACCCCEPGHLPHMLSCNAAFNLRWLAWEVTATKYLLEGYSISENNAATMLQVYDLRKLLITYYLKSVIYYLVHSPKLTTWLKDEAIYEALQSYTKWHHIERDPQVFSVKIDEDYVHCLQGVTRASFCNVYLEWIQYCAGKMETPVDSDEDSPLVTLSYALSVLGRRSLGTASHNMSNSLESFLYGFNTLFKGDFRIATKDEWVFADLDLLQKVVAPAVRMSLKLHQDHFTCLEETEESSILYEAITNYRSSLVICHESDPAWRKAVLSSRDTLLTLRHMVDDGTDEYKIIMLYKRHLSFKVIKINKECVRGLWAGQQQELIFLRNRNPERGSIQNSKQALRNMVNSSCDQPLGYPMYVSPLTTSYAGTHRTLRTIGGGASSLDAIRSWLCSKWLRVRKDNLNSCNSGVNVDDGDCGTGRSSSLSHNRPSSVTSNSLSGYQQRAPRTTRSHRHHSSARREYRSRSVQPQTQRPPVSSQSGPIVDSASNHGLVQRLSNSQLSFNTSIASIFSQVPRLSGNGGISSQNQAAPNQQRSSQVSSSSSTLSLLFGKRSFSSGLVISGLSAAEGGNTTDTQSSSSVNIAMGPSHRSASRATQWTSEPYESIDETVPNASVEQSHDQSVSHGLDQTPSKDTPATAPDATDQKPA, from the exons ATGGGCTCCCACGTTGCTCAGACCCTGCGTCAGGGCGTTTGGGCGTCTCTGACCGGGGGCTGGTACCATGACCCGGAGCAGAAGAAATTCAACAACTCCTGCCACCTCTATCTGTGGATCTTCCTGCTCATGCTGCCGTTGTCATTGCATCTG GCCCTGCCTCCGACCACCATGGCCCTGAGCATCTACTGCACCTCCGTCACCGTCTTCTTTGTGCTGGTCAAGACGGCCAACTACCGACTGCACGTGCTGTTCGACGAGGGCGAGGCGGTGGTCCGCAGCAGCCTCTCGGACCTCAGCAGGGCCGCCGACAAGAAGAGCAATGCTGCCTCCGACGCCTGCTTGCCCGCCAAAATCAG GAAGAGCAGCACCGTCCCAGACAGTGTTGGCATGACGATGCTGGCTCAAAAGCGTCCCAGTCAGGTGATCCAGGTAACGGTCAAGCAGACGGAAACCGACGCGGGACTGATCGGGGTG GAGTGTTCCAAATCAGAAGAGCCCAAGATGCAAGAAG TGGCCTGCAATGCCCAATGCAGCACAGAAGAGAAGACAGGGGAGGCTGCCCCACCGCAACAAAGCCCGGAACTAGCCCCAGGGCAACCCCCTGACGAGAATGCTCCTCAGAAGTCCCCATCCCTAAGTGAAAGACAGAAGACACCATCTGTGGAAGTAATTGACAATGTGGAGCCACCGGATATGCAGAAAGCcaacgaggaggaggaagcaagCGGAGAAACATCTGAAGGTGTTCCTACCTGCAAAGTAAATGAAGACGACCGTGTAGAGAAGGAGAACGAGGTCCACAAGGAGCTGTCGGATGCCAACAATAACTCGCTGGAGACCGCTCGGGAGTGCCCTCACGAGTTCATCGACATGCCAGACCCAGTGACACAG GACGAGCCAGGCGAGGAGACGTATTGCTCCGATGAAATCGAAGTGGTTCTCACCGACAGTTCCGTCCCATCGACTTCGCCTCCTCCTCATCACGCGGACGCCGAAGCGGTCAAGATTGTCATCACCATGAGCTGCGACCCTCGTACCGCCGCCCAGCTGGAGGAGAACGTCAAGCAGAGCCTGCTGGAGAATGCGCAG GTCCAAAAGGATGCTGGCAGCGAGTGTCACATCAAGATCCCCGTCATCACTTTCGACTTGCCTGAAGACGACAAGCAGGAGGAAGAAGCGCAAGAGGAAAAAGAAGCAGACTCATTAAAGGAAGAGCCCACCCCGGGACGGATGGCGAGCCAAAGCGAAGAGTTCTACTCGTGCGGGGACATCGTGCATCCTGGTGGCGAGCAGGACCCGCCAAGCCCGCCGCACACCAACGACATCACCTCGTCCGGTGTGGACGTCCATTCCCACTTTCACCCCGATGACACAGACCCTCCGGTTTCCAGCGCGGACCCTCAAGGTTTCCTCCGTCTTCCGCCTGCGTTGGGCCGCCTCGGTCCTGGCGGACGGATACACTTACGCGGGCTGAGCATGGACAGCGGGAAAGATGCTGTGCTGCTTTCCGACCGCTCCCAAAACACA AATCAGACCACCATGACCACCTCCAAATCGGACCTGGAGGCAAAAGAGGGCCAGATTCCGAACGAATCCAACTTCTTGGAGTTCGTCTCCCTCTTGGAGTCGCTCAGTGCCCGAGCGAGCGCCAAGGAAGAAGAAGGACAGGACCCCCGGCTGCAAGTGGGAACCTCCGTGGAGACAGAAAATCAACACACGG AGAACGTCAACGCATCTTCTGGAGCAGATGACCCCAAAGAAACCAAAACGCACAGCAAAGCGGAGCGACCCATCCCACCCACCAGTCTGGCTCCCGACAAGTCTATCCTGCCCATACACATTCCCATCGTCTCACCAGACAG TCCGCAGACGGAAAAAGATCCCGACTATGACTCACTGCCTTCCCAAACGTCCCAGTCAGAAAGCTCCATGCTGCAGGTCATCTGTCGGCCGGAGGCGACGAATAAAGAGGACGCGTATACTTTCCACACTGTGCACC GAGACAGGCCACGAAAACTGTACGCGGAGCGAGCCCTCAACTTGCCGCTGGGAGCCGAGCTGATCACTGGCAACATGTG tgACCTGCTGTCCACTTCGTCCAACTCGGAGTGCCAGGACAGTATGGCGGGGGGGCACGCTGACTGTCCTTTCCAACGACGGATCATTCCTTCGCACCGACTTCGGCCCCGAAGGACGCACCCTGAGATCTTCCAG GAGGAAGACTCTTTAGATGATTCCTCAGAGACCACCACGGAGGAGAAGCCCACCAGGAAAATTTACTACAAGCTCAAGTTGTTTCCAGGAAAGTGGGTGGATATTTTATACGACCGCCTCACCTTGCTGGCTCTTCTAGACAG GAACCAAGATGTTCTGGAGAACCTGGTGGCGGTTTTCATGGCTTTCCTGGTTTCCTTCCTGGGCTTTGTGCTGCTCAACGACGGCTGCTTTAAAGACTTCTGGGTCTTCCAGTTTTGTCTGGTCATTGCTAGCTGCCAGTACTCCTTACTGAAG AGTGTTCAACCAGATGCGGCTTCACCAACACAC GGTCACAACCAGCTGGTGGCCTACAGCCGCGCGGcctatttctgcatcttctgctcGCTCATCTGGACGTTGGAGCAGCTCCTGCGGAGGAAGGACCTCCCCGTGTCTACATTGTACGGCGTCACCATCGTGTGCCGCGACGCACTGCGCTTTGCGAGGAATCTGCTCGTGG GTTTTACTCACTGCTTCCCCATCACATTCCTGCTGGGCCTTTTTCCGCAAGTCAACACCTTCACCATCTACCTGCTGGAGCAGATTGACATTCACTTTTTCGGCGGAACAG CGGCTACGAGTCTGATCTCGGCGGTGTACGGTATCCTCCGCAGTCTGGCTGCTCTGTCTCTGCTCTACGGTTTCTGCTTCGGAGCTCTTAAG GAGCCGTGGGACGAGCAGCACACTCCGGCCTTGTTCTCCGGTTTCTGCGGCCTTCTGGTGGTCTTTTCTTACCACCTCAGTCGGCAGAGCAGCGATCCTTCCGTTATGAT CTCGCTGATCAAGTCGAAAGTCATGCCCACGTTGGCAGAGGGCGAGGAAGACGAAGGCCAAGACGCCGACATCGAAGACCCTCTGCCCAAAAAGCTTCAGAATTCGATG AAGGAGATTCTTCTGTCAGATGTGATCGTGTGCTCGCTGGCCTACATCCTGACCTTCGCCATCACCGCCAGCACCGTCTTCCTGTCGCTCAAG CCCTTCGTGACCATCGTGCTGTACGCGCTGGCGGGGACGGTGGGCTTGGTGACGCATTACGTGATCCCCCAGTTGAGGAAGCATCACCCCTGGCTGTGGATCTCGCACCCGCTGCTCAAGACCAAAGAGTACCACCAGTTTGAGCCCAGAG AGGACGCAGTGCTAATGTGGTTCGAGCGTCTGTACGTGTGCCTGCTGTGCCTGGAGAAGTACGTGGTGTACCCCGCCATCATCCTGAGCGCGCTCACCAACGACGGCTTTGCCCTGAGCCACCGCAAGAGGCTGGGCATCCA CTGCGACGTTCTGCTGACCATCGTGGCCGGGATGAAGCTCCTGCGCTCGTCCTTCTGCGACCCCAGCTTCCAGTTCATCACCTTGCTCTTCACGCTGCTCTTCTTCCACTTTGACTGCCCGCGGGCCTCCGAGAGCTTCCTGCTTGACTTTTTCCTCATGTCTATCCTCTTCCACAAG ATGCGTGAGCTGCTGCTGAAGCTTCACTTCATCATGGTCTACATCGCCCCCTGGCAGATCGCCTGGGGCAGCGCCTTCCACGCCTTCGCCCAACCCTTCGCCGTCCCTC ACTCGgccatgctgctgctgcagacGCTTATCACCACCGTCTTCTACACCCCGCTGGCTCCTTTCCTGGGCAGCGCCATCTTCATCTCCTCGTATCCGCGACCCATCAAGTTCTGGGAGAGAAACTATAA CACAAAGCGCATTGACAACTCCAACAGCTGCTTGGTGTCTCAAGTTGATAAAGAGACAG GCTGCGATGACAACAACCTCAACTCCATCTTCTACGAGTACTTGACACGTTCCCTGCAGCACTCACTCTGCGGCGATCTCATGCTAGGCCGCTGGGGCAACTACAGCGCCGGGGACTGTTTCATCCTGGCCTCGGACTACCTCAACGCCCTGGTGCACCTCATCGAGATCGGCAACGGCCTGGTTACCTTCCAGCTACGAGGGCTGGAGTTCAGAG GAACATACTGCCAGCAGCGTGAGGTGGAGGCCATCACGGAGGGCGTGGAGGAGGATGACGCCTGTTGCTGCTGCGAGCCGGGCCACCTGCCCCACATGCTGTCGTGCAACGCCGCCTTTAACCTGCGCTGGCTGGCGTGGGAGGTGACGGCCACCAAGTACCTGCTGGAGGGTTACAGCATCAGTGAGAACAACGCCGCCACCATGCTGCAGGTCTACGACCTCCGCAAGTTGCTCATCACCTACTACCTGAAG AGTGTTATTTACTACCTGGTGCACTCCCCAAAGCTGACCACCTGGCTCAAGGACGAAGCCATCTATGAGGCGCTGCAGTCCTACACCAAGTGGCACCACATCGAGCGAGACCCTCAAGTGTTTAGCGTCAAGATAGATGAGGACTACGTGCACTGCCTGCAGGGGGTGACGCGGGCCAGCTTCTGCAACGTCTACCTGGAGTGGATCCAGTACTGCGCTGGCAAGATGGAGACG CCTGTCGACAGCGATGAAGATTCCCCTCTGGTGACTCTGTCCTACGCTCTGTCAGTCCTGGGAAGACGATCACTCGGAACGGCATCGCATAACATGTCCAACAG CTTGGAATCCTTCTTGTACGGTTTCAACACACTGTTCAAAGGAGACTTCCGCATTGCTACCAAGGATGAGTGGGTGTTCGCCGATCTTGACCTCCTGCAGAAGGTGGTGGCCCCCGCCGTTAGAATGAGCCTGAAGCTCCATCAG GATCACTTCACGTGTCTGGAGGAGACAGAGGAGTCGTCCATCTTGTACGAGGCCATCACCAACTACCGCAGTAGTCTGGTGATTTGCCACGAGAGCGACCCGGCCTGGCGCAAGGCGGTTCTGTCCAGCCGTGATACGCTGCTGACGCTGCGCCACATGGTGGACGACGGCACGGACGAGTACAAGATCATCATGCTCTACAAGCGGCACCTCAGCTTCAAAGTTATCAAG ATCAACAAGGAGTGCGTGCGAGGCTTGTGGGCTGGCCAGCAGCAAGAACTGATCTTCTTACGGAACCGCAATCCAGAGCGTGGCAGCATCCAGAACTCTAAGCAGGCGCTGAGGAACATGGTCAACTCGTCGTGCGACCAGCCGCTCGGCTACCCCAT GTACGTGTCGCCGCTGACGACATCATACGCGGGAACGCACCGTACGCTACGTACCATTGGAGGAGGGGCTTCCAGCTTGGACGCCATTCGTTCCTGGTTGTGCTCCAAATGGCTCAG AGTGCGGAAGGACAACCTGAACAGTTGCAACAGTGGCGTAAACGTGGATGACGGCGACTGCGGCACCGGCAGATCCTCATCTCTGAGTCACAACCGGCCGTCGTCGGTCACCTCCAATAGTCTGAGTGGTTATCAGCAGAGAGCACCCCGGACCACGCGAAGTCACCGGCACCACAGCTCAG CCAGGAGGGAGTATCGCAGCAGGTCGGTCCAGCCTCAGACCCAGCGCCCGCCGGTCAGTAGTCAATCGGGGCCCATCGTGGACTCGGCCTCCAACCACGGCTTGGTCCAGCGTCTTTCCAACAGCCAGCTGTCTTTCAATACCTCCATAGCATCCATCTTCTCCCag GTTCCTCGTCTCTCGGGAAACGGCGGGATCAGCTCTCAGAACCAGGCGGCACCGAATCAGCAGCGTTCCAGTCAG gtgtcgtcgtcttcgtccacCTTGAGTCTGCTGTTCGGCAAGCGCAGTTTCTCCAGCGGATTGGTGATCTCGGGACTGTCGGCCGCCGAGGGGGGCAACACCACTGACACGCAATCGTCGTCcagtgtcaacatcgccatgggACCCTCGCACCGATCCGCCAGCAGGGCCACACAG TGGACATCGGAGCCGTACGAGAGCATCGACGAGACAGTTCCCAATGCCTCCGTCGAGCAGTCACATGACCAGAGCGTCAGCCACGGATTGGACCAGACCCCCTCGAAAGACACCCCCGCGACAGCTCCTGATGCGACGGACCAAAAGCCTGCGTGA